One segment of Radiobacillus kanasensis DNA contains the following:
- a CDS encoding SMI1/KNR4 family protein: MWKDYISSVSREYSFKPPATNIEINHIKKELNVELPKKLFELFSETNGVFDSFDCPIIWSTSQIVKDNIFLRNFDDYKDIYMPFEHLLFFSDAGNGDLFGYRILNGSIQTDDIYVWNHEDDSRMWVAPSLEVFIKDWITGEISI; this comes from the coding sequence ATGTGGAAAGATTATATAAGTTCAGTATCAAGAGAGTATTCTTTTAAACCACCAGCGACTAATATTGAAATAAATCATATTAAAAAGGAATTAAATGTGGAATTACCTAAAAAGTTATTTGAGTTATTTAGTGAAACAAATGGAGTATTTGATAGTTTTGACTGTCCTATAATATGGTCAACTTCCCAAATCGTAAAGGACAATATATTTTTAAGAAATTTTGATGATTACAAAGACATCTACATGCCATTTGAACATTTATTATTTTTTTCAGATGCTGGAAATGGCGATTTATTCGGTTATAGAATATTAAATGGCAGTATTCAAACGGATGATATTTATGTTTGGAACCATGAAGATGATAGCAGAATGTGGGTTGCTCCTTCATTAGAAGTTTTTATTAAAGATTGGATAACAGGTGAAATTTCTATTTAG
- the rplI gene encoding 50S ribosomal protein L9, translating into MKVIFLEDVKGKGKKGDVKNVSDGYARNYLLKNNLALEATGGNMKALQAQKNKEKQLAQEEVEDAKKLKATIENLSVELKAKSGEGGRLFGSITSKQIADELKKSHKIKLDKRKIELDNPIRALGYTNVPVKLHPEVTGTIKVHVTEE; encoded by the coding sequence ATGAAAGTAATTTTTCTAGAGGATGTAAAAGGTAAAGGGAAAAAAGGAGACGTCAAAAACGTATCCGACGGGTATGCAAGAAATTATTTGTTGAAAAACAACCTTGCTCTAGAAGCAACAGGCGGAAATATGAAAGCACTACAAGCACAAAAAAATAAAGAAAAACAACTTGCTCAAGAAGAAGTAGAAGATGCGAAGAAATTAAAAGCAACGATTGAGAATTTATCGGTTGAATTGAAAGCAAAATCCGGAGAAGGCGGCCGTTTATTCGGTTCGATTACGAGCAAACAAATCGCGGATGAATTGAAAAAGTCGCATAAGATTAAATTGGATAAACGTAAAATCGAATTAGATAATCCAATCCGAGCATTAGGCTATACGAATGTACCAGTTAAATTACATCCAGAAGTAACGGGTACGATTAAAGTACACGTGACGGAAGAATAA
- a CDS encoding YybS family protein — MNNRTQFITGLIHFAIYSVLLLGTMMVPAIELITVFVLPIPFLLFTSKYGWKSGLVFGLITVSFTTILLSVVTVPFSLVAAIGGTMIGESIHQKRGAYETWARGSLGAIVGIMLSFLFIQSVFSINIVEEIRQSIHESIETSEEMLSSFGLDSSEANMDLVLDQMLHVLDLLPVVIAVIGILLAFITQWIGYKVTYLVEKRKLLFPPFRQFRLPVSVVWFYFIGIVLMWFVTEDSGMMYQAAINISNLAGFLVTLQGLSFVFFYTHKKRLSKAIPVITIVIAVLFPFIGLYLVRILGIIDLGFGLRDLLSDEKKK; from the coding sequence ATGAATAATCGAACACAATTCATAACGGGATTGATTCATTTTGCCATATATAGTGTATTACTCTTAGGTACCATGATGGTTCCAGCAATTGAGCTAATCACTGTATTTGTTTTACCGATCCCGTTTCTTTTATTTACGTCTAAGTATGGCTGGAAATCTGGCCTTGTATTTGGTCTTATTACAGTCTCCTTCACGACCATTTTATTATCAGTAGTGACCGTTCCTTTTAGTTTAGTCGCTGCAATTGGGGGAACGATGATTGGGGAATCCATTCATCAGAAACGCGGAGCTTATGAAACATGGGCAAGAGGTTCGCTAGGTGCCATCGTTGGTATCATGTTAAGCTTCCTCTTCATCCAATCGGTATTTTCTATCAATATCGTGGAGGAGATCCGACAATCGATACATGAATCCATTGAGACTAGTGAAGAAATGCTAAGTTCCTTTGGTTTAGATTCTTCAGAAGCGAACATGGATTTAGTTCTAGATCAGATGCTTCATGTGTTAGACTTACTTCCAGTCGTAATCGCGGTTATTGGAATCCTTTTAGCGTTTATTACGCAATGGATAGGCTATAAAGTGACGTATCTAGTGGAAAAAAGAAAATTATTGTTTCCTCCGTTCCGTCAATTTCGATTACCAGTTTCGGTTGTTTGGTTTTACTTTATCGGAATTGTGCTTATGTGGTTCGTGACAGAGGATTCTGGAATGATGTATCAAGCTGCTATTAACATCAGTAATTTGGCTGGTTTTTTGGTGACTTTGCAAGGCTTATCTTTTGTCTTCTTTTATACGCATAAGAAAAGGTTGTCAAAGGCAATTCCAGTTATTACTATAGTGATTGCGGTTCTTTTTCCCTTTATAGGACTGTATCTTGTGAGAATCTTAGGTATAATTGACTTAGGTTTCGGATTAAGAGACCTATTATCGGATGAAAAGAAAAAATAG
- a CDS encoding adenylosuccinate synthase produces the protein MSSVVVVGTQWGDEGKGKITDFLSQNAEVVARYQGGNNAGHTIKFDGVTYKLHLIPSGIFFEDKICVLGNGMVIDPKALVEELAYLHNKGVNTDNLRISNRAHVILPYHLALDILQEEEKGINKIGTTKKGIGPAYMDKAARVGIRIADLLDKEAFKEKLEQNLKEKNRLFEKLYEKEPMTVDSILDEYYEYGQQVAKYVCDTSVVLNDALDDGRRVLFEGAQGVMLDIDQGTYPFVTSSNPIAGGVTIGSGVGPSKIEHVVGVSKAYTTRVGDGPFPTELNNEIGDQIREVGREYGTTTGRPRRVGWFDSVVVRHARRVSGITDLSLNSLDVLTGIETLKICTAYEYEGKVMEEFPASLKVLGKCKPIYEELPGWTEDITGAKNLDELPDNARHYLERVSQLTGIPLSVFSVGPDRTQTNVVRSVYAK, from the coding sequence ATGTCTTCAGTAGTTGTAGTAGGAACACAGTGGGGCGATGAAGGAAAAGGGAAGATAACGGACTTTCTTTCCCAAAATGCAGAGGTTGTAGCACGTTACCAAGGCGGTAATAATGCGGGACATACGATTAAATTTGATGGTGTAACATACAAGCTACATCTTATTCCATCCGGTATCTTTTTCGAGGATAAAATTTGTGTACTCGGAAATGGAATGGTGATCGATCCAAAAGCGTTAGTGGAAGAGTTAGCTTATTTACATAACAAAGGAGTTAACACGGACAACCTTAGAATTTCCAATCGTGCACACGTGATTTTGCCTTATCACCTTGCTCTAGATATTTTACAAGAAGAAGAAAAAGGAATTAATAAAATTGGAACGACGAAAAAAGGAATCGGTCCTGCCTATATGGATAAAGCGGCTCGTGTCGGAATTCGTATAGCGGATTTATTGGATAAAGAAGCATTTAAAGAAAAATTGGAACAAAACCTAAAAGAAAAGAATCGTCTATTCGAAAAGCTTTATGAAAAAGAGCCAATGACCGTGGATAGCATCCTTGATGAGTACTATGAATACGGGCAGCAGGTAGCGAAGTATGTATGTGATACGTCCGTCGTCTTAAACGATGCACTAGATGACGGCAGAAGAGTGCTTTTCGAAGGGGCACAAGGGGTTATGCTGGATATCGACCAAGGAACATATCCATTTGTTACATCCTCCAATCCGATTGCTGGTGGGGTTACCATTGGTTCTGGTGTTGGCCCATCTAAAATTGAGCATGTAGTAGGAGTTTCTAAAGCCTATACAACAAGAGTGGGAGATGGCCCATTCCCAACAGAACTCAACAATGAAATTGGAGATCAGATTCGTGAAGTAGGTCGTGAATACGGAACGACTACTGGAAGACCACGTCGTGTCGGCTGGTTTGATAGTGTTGTTGTAAGACATGCTCGCAGAGTTAGTGGAATAACGGATCTTTCCTTGAATTCTCTGGATGTTTTAACAGGGATTGAAACACTGAAAATCTGTACGGCTTATGAATACGAAGGAAAGGTAATGGAAGAGTTCCCAGCAAGCTTAAAAGTATTGGGTAAATGCAAGCCAATCTACGAAGAGCTTCCTGGTTGGACAGAAGACATTACAGGGGCTAAAAACTTAGATGAGTTACCAGATAACGCACGACATTATTTAGAGCGCGTGTCTCAACTGACAGGTATTCCGCTATCTGTTTTCTCAGTAGGTCCAGATCGTACACAAACGAATGTTGTACGAAGTGTGTATGCAAAATAA
- a CDS encoding DUF523 domain-containing protein has protein sequence MILVSSCLAGLEVRYNGTHSLDNRISKLVGENKAVTICPELLGGFSTPREPAEIVGGDGEDVLDGKAKVVEKSGNDVTELYIKGAYATLEKAKKINATIVVLKENSPSCGSSMIYNGDFNGKKIVGNGVTSALLKRNGLQVISEEQFVENYF, from the coding sequence ATGATTTTGGTTAGTTCTTGTTTAGCTGGATTAGAAGTAAGGTATAACGGTACACATAGCTTGGATAATAGGATAAGTAAATTAGTTGGAGAGAATAAAGCTGTTACTATCTGTCCCGAACTGCTTGGTGGGTTTTCAACTCCAAGGGAACCTGCTGAAATAGTAGGAGGAGACGGAGAAGATGTACTGGATGGGAAGGCTAAAGTGGTTGAGAAATCTGGTAATGACGTAACCGAACTTTATATAAAAGGAGCTTATGCTACTTTAGAAAAAGCTAAAAAAATTAACGCAACAATAGTTGTTCTCAAAGAGAATAGCCCATCCTGTGGCAGTTCAATGATTTATAACGGTGATTTTAATGGTAAAAAAATTGTTGGAAACGGAGTTACTTCAGCCTTACTTAAAAGGAATGGTTTACAAGTAATTTCAGAAGAACAATTTGTTGAAAATTACTTTTAG
- a CDS encoding YczI family protein: MILRVIFAVIAAFIAGYGLITKNFEFQSYMMFFLSLMMLVMGLEEFRKERKVMGWISIVAFLFVLFVSLQGFFLN; this comes from the coding sequence ATGATTTTAAGAGTAATTTTTGCAGTGATCGCTGCTTTTATTGCAGGATATGGCTTGATTACTAAGAATTTTGAGTTCCAATCATATATGATGTTTTTCTTAAGTTTAATGATGTTAGTAATGGGATTAGAAGAATTTCGGAAAGAACGAAAAGTTATGGGTTGGATAAGCATTGTTGCATTTTTATTTGTATTATTTGTATCACTTCAAGGCTTCTTCTTGAACTAA
- a CDS encoding DHH family phosphoesterase encodes MPDFIKKPSVSGHLQIIYILSVIFLGFIWYFQWILGLIMTGLLIASIYYSVRMERNIVVETEEYISTLSHRVKKVGEEALLEMPIGIVLFSEDFLMEWVNPYMNQFTEDETLVGKSLRELSDDIVMAIKEDKNDMWLPIDEYNFQILIKKEERLLYFFDRTKQKEIQNLYLNEQTILGIIFLDNYEEITQAMDDTAKSQINSRVTSILNEWSNQYGIYLKRTSQERFLAVMNKQILGELEKSKFEILDEVRELISDRNVPLTLSIGVGSGEVSLPTLGELAQSSLDLALGRGGDQVAIKEESGKVRFYGGKTNPMEKRTRVRARVISHALKQLVSESDKVLIMGHKSPDMDSIGAAIGILKIAQANDVDGYIVLDHDDIDTGVQRLIEEIQLDEDLWSHFTSPDHAMDAVSKNTLLVVVDTHKPSLVVEPKLLNKSEHVVVIDHHRRAEEFIENPTLVYMEPYASSTAELVTELLEYQPKSLKLNMLESTALLSGIIVDTKSFTLRTGSRTFDAASYLRSKGADTVLVQKFMKEDLDLFIERSHLIENTKIYRDGIAISVGEPGKTLGPVIIAQAADTLLTMSGIVASFVISERSDGRIGISARSLGDVNVQIIMEKMNGGGHLTNAATQIDEGSLEEAREQLTAIIDEYFEGGDSE; translated from the coding sequence ATGCCTGACTTTATTAAAAAGCCATCAGTGAGTGGCCATTTACAAATTATATATATTTTATCCGTCATTTTCCTAGGCTTTATCTGGTATTTTCAATGGATATTAGGCCTCATTATGACGGGATTGCTCATTGCGTCCATCTACTACAGCGTAAGAATGGAACGTAATATTGTTGTGGAAACGGAAGAGTATATTAGCACATTGTCTCATCGGGTTAAGAAGGTGGGAGAAGAAGCTTTACTGGAAATGCCAATCGGGATCGTGCTTTTCAGTGAGGATTTTTTAATGGAATGGGTAAATCCTTACATGAATCAGTTTACGGAAGACGAGACGTTAGTAGGTAAATCTTTACGTGAACTTTCTGATGATATCGTTATGGCTATTAAAGAAGATAAAAACGATATGTGGCTACCAATTGATGAGTACAATTTTCAAATTTTGATCAAAAAAGAAGAGCGTCTGCTTTACTTTTTTGATCGCACGAAGCAAAAGGAAATTCAAAATCTGTACCTAAATGAACAAACGATTCTAGGCATTATTTTTCTAGATAACTATGAAGAGATTACACAAGCGATGGATGATACGGCCAAGAGTCAAATTAACTCTCGCGTAACATCCATTCTCAATGAGTGGTCCAATCAATATGGCATTTATTTAAAACGTACGTCACAAGAGCGATTTCTCGCTGTGATGAACAAACAGATATTAGGAGAATTGGAGAAATCCAAATTTGAAATTCTGGATGAAGTTCGTGAACTAATTTCAGATCGAAATGTTCCTCTTACTTTAAGTATTGGCGTAGGCTCTGGAGAGGTATCCTTGCCAACGCTTGGAGAATTGGCACAGTCTAGCTTAGATTTAGCACTTGGACGTGGTGGGGACCAAGTGGCCATTAAAGAAGAGTCGGGCAAGGTTCGATTCTACGGTGGAAAAACGAATCCGATGGAAAAGAGAACGCGAGTGCGTGCACGAGTGATTTCTCATGCATTAAAGCAGTTAGTTAGTGAAAGTGATAAGGTCCTTATTATGGGGCATAAGTCACCGGATATGGACTCAATAGGAGCGGCCATCGGTATTTTAAAGATTGCTCAAGCCAATGATGTCGATGGATACATCGTACTGGATCATGACGATATTGATACAGGGGTTCAACGTCTCATTGAAGAGATTCAATTAGATGAGGACTTGTGGTCACACTTTACCTCACCAGACCATGCAATGGATGCTGTCTCGAAAAATACGTTATTAGTAGTGGTCGATACACATAAACCATCCTTAGTAGTAGAACCGAAGCTTTTAAACAAATCGGAGCATGTTGTTGTCATTGACCACCATCGTAGAGCAGAAGAATTCATTGAAAATCCAACGCTTGTGTACATGGAGCCATATGCTTCTTCTACAGCAGAATTGGTGACAGAGTTATTAGAGTATCAGCCGAAGAGCTTGAAACTTAATATGCTAGAATCAACGGCACTTTTATCTGGAATTATTGTAGATACGAAAAGCTTTACACTTCGTACCGGATCGCGGACATTTGATGCCGCATCCTATCTTCGCTCAAAAGGAGCGGATACGGTACTTGTGCAGAAGTTTATGAAAGAAGATTTAGATCTATTTATAGAAAGAAGTCACTTAATTGAAAACACAAAAATTTATCGAGATGGGATTGCCATTTCGGTAGGAGAGCCTGGCAAAACCCTCGGTCCGGTTATTATTGCACAAGCAGCGGATACTTTGCTTACGATGAGCGGTATTGTGGCTTCGTTTGTGATATCGGAACGTTCCGATGGACGAATTGGAATTAGTGCACGTTCCTTAGGGGATGTGAATGTACAAATTATTATGGAAAAAATGAACGGTGGCGGGCATCTCACAAATGCTGCTACTCAAATAGATGAAGGATCATTAGAAGAGGCACGTGAACAATTGACGGCCATTATTGACGAGTATTTCGAAGGGGGAGACTCAGAATGA
- a CDS encoding HAD family hydrolase: MIKAVFLDLDDTLLWDKRSVQVAFQKTCQVAEDRVGVNPEKLEVAVREEATKLYQSYSFYSFTKKIGINPFEGLWGKFQDGKDEFVTMSEIIPQYQIDAWTKGLFALGFDDPNLGEELAEIFPNMRHSSPFLYEDSLQVLEELQKDYRLLLLTNGSPQLQNTKLTITPELVPYFEHIVISGDFGIGKPDPSIFTHALELVSLSPDEVIMVGDNLLTDILGASQAGIPSVWINREEKDVHTVTPTHEIQSLSELPELLRKING, encoded by the coding sequence ATGATTAAGGCCGTATTTTTAGATTTAGATGATACACTGCTATGGGATAAAAGAAGTGTACAAGTAGCATTCCAAAAAACATGCCAAGTAGCGGAAGATCGCGTAGGAGTTAATCCTGAAAAATTAGAAGTTGCTGTACGAGAAGAAGCAACAAAGCTTTACCAATCCTATTCTTTTTATTCTTTTACGAAAAAAATTGGAATTAACCCTTTTGAGGGGCTTTGGGGTAAGTTTCAAGATGGAAAAGATGAGTTTGTTACAATGAGTGAAATCATCCCTCAATATCAAATAGATGCTTGGACGAAAGGATTATTTGCTCTTGGCTTTGATGATCCTAATTTAGGTGAAGAGCTTGCCGAGATTTTCCCTAACATGAGACATTCTAGTCCTTTTCTTTATGAGGATAGTTTACAAGTGCTAGAAGAACTTCAAAAAGATTATCGCCTACTCTTATTAACGAATGGTTCTCCACAACTTCAAAATACAAAACTCACGATTACGCCTGAGCTTGTTCCCTATTTTGAACATATCGTCATTTCCGGGGACTTTGGAATTGGTAAACCAGATCCTAGTATTTTTACCCATGCATTAGAACTTGTTTCCCTTTCTCCAGATGAGGTAATAATGGTGGGTGATAATTTGTTGACCGATATCCTCGGGGCATCTCAAGCTGGTATTCCGTCTGTTTGGATTAATCGAGAAGAAAAAGATGTACATACCGTAACTCCTACCCATGAGATTCAAAGCCTATCGGAATTACCGGAACTTCTTAGGAAAATTAATGGATAA
- the dnaB gene encoding replicative DNA helicase produces MSEEWNDRRPPHNIEAEQAVLGAIFLEPEALSRASEILTPDDFYRASHQRIFSVMVSLSDKGEPIDIVTVTTALANAKLLDEVGGVSYLSDLANSVPTAANIEYYSRIVDEKALLRRLIRTATDIVTDSFDKEDEVDDVVNEAEKNILEVSQRKNSGAFKNIKDVLIDVYDDIEKLHHHNASVTGVPTGYRDLDKITSGFQRNDLIIIAARPSVGKTAFALNIAQNVAIHAQENVAIFSLEMGAEQLVSRMLCAEGNIDAQRLRTGSLEAEDWSKLTMAMGSLSNAGIYIDDTPGIRVSEIRSKCRRLKQEGGLGMILIDYLQLIQGSVNSKENRQQEVSEISRSLKALARELNVPLIALSQLSRGVEQRQDKRPMMSDLRESGSIEQDADIVGFLYRDDYYDKESEKQNIIEIILAKQRNGPVGTVELAFVKEYNKFVDLDHRYQESDIPPVGAGA; encoded by the coding sequence ATGAGTGAAGAGTGGAATGATCGTAGACCACCCCATAATATAGAAGCAGAACAAGCGGTGCTCGGTGCGATATTTCTTGAACCAGAGGCCCTTTCAAGAGCGTCTGAAATTCTAACTCCAGATGATTTTTATCGAGCTAGTCACCAACGAATTTTTAGCGTAATGGTTAGTTTATCGGATAAAGGCGAACCGATTGATATCGTTACCGTTACAACGGCTTTAGCGAACGCTAAGCTGTTGGACGAAGTAGGTGGAGTCTCTTATCTTAGTGATCTAGCAAACTCGGTGCCAACTGCAGCGAACATCGAATACTATAGTAGAATTGTAGACGAAAAGGCGTTACTGCGCAGATTGATACGAACCGCAACGGATATCGTGACAGACAGCTTTGATAAAGAAGACGAAGTCGACGATGTAGTGAATGAAGCGGAGAAAAACATACTAGAAGTCTCTCAGCGAAAAAATTCAGGAGCTTTTAAAAATATTAAAGATGTTCTAATCGACGTTTATGATGATATTGAAAAGCTTCATCATCATAACGCATCCGTAACGGGTGTTCCGACAGGCTATCGAGACCTGGATAAAATAACCTCAGGTTTCCAACGAAATGATTTGATTATCATTGCGGCACGTCCATCTGTCGGGAAGACCGCTTTTGCGTTGAATATTGCTCAAAACGTCGCCATCCATGCGCAAGAGAATGTCGCTATCTTTAGTTTGGAGATGGGTGCAGAGCAACTTGTTTCCCGTATGCTTTGTGCGGAAGGAAATATTGATGCACAGCGACTTCGTACAGGTAGTCTTGAGGCAGAGGACTGGAGCAAGTTGACGATGGCGATGGGAAGTCTATCCAATGCCGGTATTTATATAGATGATACTCCGGGTATTCGGGTAAGTGAAATTCGCTCCAAATGTAGAAGGTTAAAGCAAGAAGGCGGACTTGGAATGATCCTGATTGATTACCTTCAACTGATTCAAGGTAGTGTCAATTCCAAAGAAAACAGACAACAAGAGGTATCGGAAATTTCGAGATCCTTAAAAGCATTAGCTAGGGAACTAAATGTACCGCTGATTGCCTTGTCTCAGCTTTCCCGTGGAGTAGAACAAAGACAGGATAAGCGTCCAATGATGTCCGACTTACGTGAATCGGGAAGTATTGAGCAAGACGCCGATATCGTTGGATTCCTATACCGTGATGATTACTACGATAAAGAGTCTGAGAAACAAAACATTATAGAAATCATTCTAGCAAAGCAACGTAACGGTCCAGTCGGTACCGTAGAGCTGGCCTTCGTGAAGGAATATAATAAATTCGTCGATCTCGACCATCGATATCAAGAAAGTGATATCCCACCAGTCGGGGCAGGCGCATAA
- a CDS encoding prephenate dehydratase domain-containing protein gives MIVSICGITGSYAETAALEMLGENISFLYCNSFYSALDSVKNKRSDYAVLPVKTSNSGYVSEVNDLLSSGNWAVKQKIDLNTHHCLMALKGQELNSIKTVYSQPKALQECEIYLRQLNVTFQEFFNTAASAKYIAENKLLNTAAIASKQSAQLYGLEILAENIENNSDVTTFYVLG, from the coding sequence ATGATTGTTTCCATTTGTGGGATAACAGGTAGCTATGCAGAAACGGCGGCACTAGAAATGTTAGGTGAAAATATATCCTTCTTGTACTGTAATAGTTTTTATAGTGCTCTGGATTCAGTTAAAAATAAACGGTCAGATTATGCAGTATTACCCGTTAAAACATCAAATTCGGGTTATGTATCAGAGGTGAATGACTTGCTTTCTTCTGGTAATTGGGCTGTTAAGCAAAAAATTGACCTTAATACACACCATTGTCTTATGGCTTTAAAAGGTCAAGAATTAAATAGTATAAAAACAGTTTATTCTCAACCAAAGGCACTTCAAGAGTGTGAAATTTATCTAAGACAGTTGAATGTCACATTTCAAGAGTTTTTTAATACGGCTGCTAGTGCTAAGTACATTGCAGAGAATAAATTATTAAATACGGCAGCGATTGCTTCTAAACAGTCTGCTCAACTTTATGGATTAGAAATCCTAGCTGAAAATATTGAAAATAACAGTGATGTCACAACTTTTTATGTTTTAGGTTAA
- a CDS encoding M23 family metallopeptidase, protein MWNDKYDQKIKHINRKQPAYSIIKKTAITTCIGLSLTFQVAYAEENSDLSTVYHVYVNGDHLGTVDSKEVIETYVEKRLNEQEKKNKDYAYTIGENISYIPEKVFNHQSENSDVINALGDELSIKVNAYELKIGDKVVGFFKSEEEANLALTELKEKYVKPEVLKQLEQSAVLSAKEVAPDSKQAAPTAKKELSVGESMITNVVFSEEVAISQQKSNEKDILTVEQGLKLLQKGTLTEKVHKVKEGEVLGAIAAKYNLDTEKLLELNPKITEETLLQIDQKLNVTDYEPFLDVVVKEEKLVDEEIAYEKEVIESDELYKGQTKVKQEGQNGSKRVHYLVEKVNGNVASQKVLDEQVTKEPVKEVIIKGTKVVPSRGTGNLQWPAVGGFITSGQGSRWGSYHKGIDISGVGNRSILAADNGTVVSAGWDDGGYGNKIIIDHNNGYRTVYAHLSSISVSSGQTVTQGTKIGVMGSTGNSTGVHLHFELYKNGALVNPSGQF, encoded by the coding sequence ATGTGGAACGACAAGTATGACCAAAAGATAAAGCACATTAATAGGAAGCAACCAGCCTATAGCATAATAAAGAAAACAGCTATTACGACTTGCATCGGGTTAAGCTTAACCTTCCAGGTCGCTTATGCAGAAGAGAACAGTGACTTGTCTACTGTCTATCACGTGTACGTGAATGGAGATCACCTTGGTACTGTAGATAGTAAAGAAGTCATTGAAACATATGTAGAAAAACGTCTAAATGAACAAGAAAAGAAAAATAAAGATTACGCTTATACCATTGGTGAAAATATTTCCTATATTCCTGAAAAAGTATTTAATCATCAATCAGAGAACAGTGACGTGATAAACGCACTAGGTGACGAGCTTTCTATTAAGGTAAATGCTTACGAGTTAAAAATCGGGGATAAAGTAGTCGGATTCTTTAAATCGGAAGAGGAAGCAAATCTTGCGTTAACCGAGCTGAAAGAAAAGTACGTAAAGCCGGAAGTATTAAAGCAATTGGAACAATCTGCGGTTCTCAGCGCAAAAGAAGTAGCTCCGGATTCTAAACAGGCAGCTCCGACAGCGAAGAAAGAACTTTCTGTAGGAGAATCTATGATTACAAACGTAGTTTTTTCAGAAGAGGTTGCGATTTCTCAACAAAAATCGAACGAAAAAGATATTTTAACGGTAGAACAGGGCTTAAAGCTCCTTCAAAAAGGGACGTTAACGGAAAAAGTTCATAAAGTAAAAGAAGGCGAAGTTCTAGGTGCAATTGCAGCCAAGTACAACCTAGATACAGAAAAACTACTAGAATTAAATCCGAAAATAACCGAAGAAACCCTTTTACAAATCGATCAAAAACTTAACGTAACAGATTACGAACCATTCCTAGATGTTGTAGTAAAAGAAGAAAAGCTTGTGGACGAAGAGATTGCTTATGAAAAAGAAGTCATTGAGTCTGATGAGCTTTATAAAGGACAAACAAAGGTTAAACAAGAAGGACAGAATGGATCAAAACGTGTTCATTACTTAGTAGAGAAAGTAAACGGAAACGTTGCTTCGCAAAAAGTATTAGATGAACAAGTAACGAAGGAACCTGTCAAGGAAGTTATCATAAAAGGAACGAAGGTAGTACCATCTAGAGGAACAGGCAATCTTCAATGGCCAGCCGTCGGTGGATTTATCACAAGTGGGCAAGGCTCACGATGGGGCTCTTATCATAAAGGAATAGATATCTCAGGTGTTGGCAACCGTAGCATTTTAGCAGCCGATAACGGAACAGTCGTTTCTGCTGGTTGGGACGATGGTGGATATGGAAATAAAATTATTATCGACCACAACAACGGTTACCGAACTGTATATGCGCACCTTTCATCAATTAGTGTCAGTTCCGGACAAACCGTGACACAAGGAACGAAAATTGGAGTAATGGGTTCTACCGGAAACTCCACTGGTGTTCACTTACATTTTGAACTATATAAAAACGGCGCACTAGTTAACCCATCTGGTCAGTTTTAA
- a CDS encoding DUF2383 domain-containing protein, with translation MKNEEIVIEELNTLLRGTYLGIRALEHHIQKLESIELKREFQSMQQEAKQSAQKLAERIQNLEGVPADSEGVSGRIHSFMHNLMLSENTRDIMDDALKGLENYGVHYSEEVVKGDLDLESKRIVEEVIDSNRRHAEKLRQLLH, from the coding sequence ATGAAGAATGAAGAAATTGTGATTGAGGAACTAAATACTTTGTTAAGAGGTACATATTTGGGGATACGTGCGCTAGAACACCATATTCAAAAGCTAGAAAGTATTGAATTAAAGCGGGAGTTTCAATCTATGCAACAGGAGGCTAAACAGAGTGCTCAAAAACTTGCAGAACGAATCCAAAATTTAGAGGGCGTTCCTGCTGACAGTGAAGGCGTATCTGGAAGAATACACAGCTTTATGCATAATTTGATGCTATCTGAAAATACGAGGGATATTATGGACGATGCTTTAAAAGGGCTAGAAAATTATGGTGTTCATTACTCAGAGGAGGTTGTTAAGGGAGATTTAGATCTAGAAAGTAAAAGAATCGTCGAGGAAGTTATTGATAGTAATCGTAGGCATGCTGAAAAGTTAAGACAATTACTTCACTAA